A region from the Aphis gossypii isolate Hap1 chromosome 1, ASM2018417v2, whole genome shotgun sequence genome encodes:
- the LOC114130210 gene encoding galactosylgalactosylxylosylprotein 3-beta-glucuronosyltransferase I, with protein sequence MSNFNSKYKFVDMFNKKRTLFYFGIFTLLIFWFIGIRSRDASQYQILKQALEHTKEELRISSINYNILKKRFESICDKWQPNIPIIYAITPTYKRPVQKAELTRLSNTFRLVNNFHWIIVEDSEMKTSLVANLLIKSNLNYTHLAIGTPAEWKRKLKEPKWKKPRGVKQRNKALEWLRNNRANENDEGIIFFADDDNTYSVDLFNEMRTVKGVGVWPVGLVGGLLVEKPLINIKGKVIGWNSAWRPERPFPVDMAGFAINLKLLRKRPNAAFSWDVSRGFQESAILSQVTTVEQLEPMADNCTKVYVWHTRTEEPILKAEEKLKNRGLRSDMNIEV encoded by the exons AtgagtaattttaattctaaatataaatttgtggacatgttcaataaaaaaagaacattattttattttggtatttttacattactaattttttggTTCATTGGAATTCGAAGTAGAG atgCATcacaatatcaaattttaaaacaggCATTGGAACACACTAAAGAAGAA TTAAGAATCAgttctataaattacaatattttaaaaaaaagatttgaaAGTATATGTGATAAATGGCAACCAAACATTCCAATTATATATGCCATCACACCTACCTACAAAAGACCTGTACAAAAAGCAGAACTAACAAG atTATCTAACACTTTTCGTCTTGTAAATAATTTCCACTGGATTATTGTTGAGGATTCTGAAATGAAAACGTCACTCGTAGCCAATTTGctgattaaaagtaatttaaattacacacACTTAGCCATAGGAACACCAGCTGAAtggaaaagaaaattaaaa gAACCTAAATGGAAGAAACCTAGAGGAGTTAAACAAAGAAATAAAGCTTTAGAATGGTTAAGAAATAACAGAGCTAATGAAAATGATGAagggataattttttttgctgATGATGATAACACATATAgtgttgatttatttaatgaa atGAGAACAGTAAAAGGTGTTGGTGTATGGCCAGTTGGTCTTGTTGGTGGTCTTTTAGTAGAAAaaccattaataaatattaaaggtaAAGTAATTGGTTGGAATAGTGCTTGGAGACCAGAACGACCATTTCCTGTTGATATGGCAGGTTTTgccattaatttaaaacttttacgtaAACGTCCGAATGCTGCATTTTCATGGGATGTTAGTCGGGGTTTCCAAGAAAGTGCCATACTTTCACAGGTAACCACTGTAGAACAATTGGAGCCTATGGCAGATAATTGTACAAAA gtTTATGTATGGCATACCAGAACTGAAGAACCAATATTAAAAGCagaagaaaaacttaaaaaccgCGGACTACGATCTGACATGAATATTGAGGTTTAA